The following DNA comes from Chloroflexota bacterium.
CAAGATAACGCCCGATGCGCTTGCCGACATGATCATGATGATTGAGTCGGGCGAGATCAGCAACCGCATGGCGCAGGAAGTCTTCGACCAGATGTTCGACACGGGCAAGAGTGCGCGCGATATTGTGGAGGAACAAGGTCTGGCACAGATCAGCGACGAGGATGCACTCGGGGAAATCGTGGCCCAGGTTATTGCGGAAAACCCCGACGCTGTGCAAGACTTTAAGCAGGGGAAGAAACGGGCCGTCGGCTTCTTGGTCGGTCAAGTGATGAAGGCCACGCGCGGCAAAGCAAACCCCGGCATCGTAAATCAGAAGCTGCAAGAAGAGTTGCGCCAGGTCTAAACGGGTGGTGTTCGACTCATGGTGTAGACTCAGCGCCAAAGCGATGGGCTGTCTGGCTCAACGAAGAGTCTAAGCTGTGCGCTTTGTCCGGCAGGGACGCCGGTAAAGAAGGAGGCATAGTACATGTCCGAGCTTATCGATCAACAACACCGGATTAATCCGCTCTCGATCGCTCTCGACCAGTTTGACCGCACGGCGGAAATCTTGCACCTTGACGACGATATGCGCAAGGTGCTCCGCGTCCCCAAGCGCGAACTCACGGTCAATTTTCCCGTGCGCATGGACGACGGCAGACTGGAGATGTTCTCCGGCTATCGTGTCCAACATAACGTGAATCGCGGCCCGGCCAAGGGCGGTATTCGCTTTGCGCCCGACGTGGACATCGAGGAAGTGCGTGCGCTGGCGATGTGGATGACGTGGAAGTGCGCCCTGGTGGGCATTCCCTACGGCGGTGCGAAAGGCGGCGTTGCGTGCAATCCAAAGCAGCTCTCGCGCACCGAGCTTGAGGGGCTGACGCGCAGATTCACGACGGAGATATACACGCTGATCGGCCCGGAATCCGATATTCCCGCACCCGATATGAACACTGACTCGCAAATCATGGCGTGGATTATGGATACCTACAGCATGCAACGCGGGTACTCTGTGCCCGCAGTCGTGACCGGCAAGCCCCTGGAGATTGGCGGCTCCGCGGGAAGAACCGAAGCTACCGGACGCGGGGTGACCTATGTGGTCGAGGAGGTGCTCGGCCACCAAGAGGAGCGGTTGGAAGACAAGACTGTGGCTATTCAGGGATTCGGTAACGTGGGTTCGCATGCCGCTGAACTCTTGGCGGCACAGGGGGCAAAGGTGGTGGCAATCTCGGACGTCAGCGGCGCCGTTTACAATGCCCGTGGGCTTGACGTGAACGCGGCGCTGCAGATCAAAAACGAAGGCGTGCTGGTGAGCGACCTGCCCGGCGGCGAACGCATTAGTAACGATGAACTCTTGGAACTGCCCGTGGATATCTTAGTGCCGGCGGCCATCCACGGCCAGATAACGGCGGAAAACGCGGATGACATTCGCGCCCGCTTTATTGCCGAAGCCGCCAACGGCCCCACGACTCCGGAAGCAGACGAAATTCTGCGCGACCGGGGCATTGTGGTTATCCCCGACGTTCTCTGCAATGCGGGCGGCGTCACCGTCTCCTACTTCGAGTGGGTGCAAGGTCTGCAGTCGTTCTTCTGGGAAATCGAGCAGATTCGCAGGCGGCTGAAGAGCATTCTAGGCCGCGCCACACAGGAGACCATTGCGACCGCGGAAAAGTATGACGTTGATCTCCGCATGGGAGCGTCCGCCGTCGGTGTGAG
Coding sequences within:
- a CDS encoding Glu/Leu/Phe/Val dehydrogenase, with the translated sequence MSELIDQQHRINPLSIALDQFDRTAEILHLDDDMRKVLRVPKRELTVNFPVRMDDGRLEMFSGYRVQHNVNRGPAKGGIRFAPDVDIEEVRALAMWMTWKCALVGIPYGGAKGGVACNPKQLSRTELEGLTRRFTTEIYTLIGPESDIPAPDMNTDSQIMAWIMDTYSMQRGYSVPAVVTGKPLEIGGSAGRTEATGRGVTYVVEEVLGHQEERLEDKTVAIQGFGNVGSHAAELLAAQGAKVVAISDVSGAVYNARGLDVNAALQIKNEGVLVSDLPGGERISNDELLELPVDILVPAAIHGQITAENADDIRARFIAEAANGPTTPEADEILRDRGIVVIPDVLCNAGGVTVSYFEWVQGLQSFFWEIEQIRRRLKSILGRATQETIATAEKYDVDLRMGASAVGVSRVAEATLSRGIYP